ATCAGGAATACAGCGGACACAGCTCGATCCACGACGACTCCATGGCCGAGGAGCTCGGCTTTCGGGCGGGCCCCATCGAGGGGCCGACGCACTTCAGCCAGTTCGTGCCGTTGCTTGCCCGCATCTGGGGCAACGACTGGTTCGAGCGGGGCTGCTTCTCGTCACACTTCCAGAACATGGTGGTGGAGGGTGAGTCGGTTCGAGCCTTCGTGGAACTCCCGGAACCGGGCGCCACGCGTGCGCGGGCCTGGGCCGAGAAGGCGGATGGCACCCCGGTGCTCGAGGCCAGCGCAAGCATCGGCCCGGAGCACGGGGAAACCCTGCTGGAGCAGCGCATGGCGAAGCTGCGCCCACCGGAGAAACTGGTGATCCTGTCCGATCTCGAAGTGGGCATGACGGGCGCTCAGGACGAGCCGGTGCGCATGGACCCGGACCAGCACATGGGTAATCTCTACCCCTTTTCCCTGAACCAGAAACTGGAAAAGATCACCGAGTACTCGCACTGGTACGCGGATGGTGCGTCGTCCCCGTGGGGTCGCCCGATCATCCCGCTGGAGATGGTGAGCGTGCTGGCCGAGTACACCAGCCCCAAGGCGCAGTTCCCGGTCAAGCACCCCGTCATCGGCCTGTTCGCGGACCAGGAGATCCGCATGGTCGACGGTCCGCTGCTGGTGGGCGAGGATTACCTGATCCGCCGCGAGATCGTGGCGCTATCGGAGAGCAAGCGCACGGAATCCTACTGGGTGCGCACCCGGATCTTCGACGCCGCCGGGCAACAGCTGAAGGCGGAGATGCTGCTCAACCACGCCACGCTGAAGCACTCCTTTCCGGGATACGAAGAGGCGCGCAAAGGAGCGTGATCCGCAGGACCGAGGGGATCGATCATGCCAGCTCATCCCGCAGACTGCGCTTGAGCACCTTGCCGTTGGGATTGCGGGGCAGCGGCTCGCTGCTGAAGGTACACGCCTCGGGGACCTTGTAGTCGGACAGTGCCGCGGCGCAATGCTGCTTCAGCGCCTCGGCACTGAGCCCGGCCGTCGCCGTCACGACGAACGCATGCACGCGTTCGCCCAGCACCGGGCAGGGCCGCCCCACCACCGCCGCTTCCACAACGTCGGGGTGTTCCAGAAGCACGTTTTCCACTTCCGTGGTGTACACCTTGTAGCCGCCGCGGTTGATCATGTCCTTCTTGCGGTCGAAGACGTACAGAAAACCGTCGCCATCCTTGCTGCCGATGTCCCCGGAACGCCAGAAGCCGGCGATGAATTCCCGTGCCGTCGCCGCCTCGTTGTTCCAGTAGCCCGGCACCACCATGGGCCCGCGGATCCAGACTTCTCCGGACTCACCCTGCGGGACTTCACAGCCCGCGTCATCCATGATGACGACCTCGGCACAAGGGAGCTCCGCCCCAACGCTGTCACCACGGCCCGAGGTGTACGCCGGCGGCATCATGCTGGCCGGTGAACTGGTCTCGGTGGCCCCGTAGGCGTTCATGAGCTGCAGGCCCGGCAGCTTCTCTGCCAGGGCGCGAATGGTGACTTCCGGCATGGGTGCCCCGCCGTAGCCGCCGATACGCCACGCGGAGAGGTCATGGCCGTCAAAGTCCGGGTCCAGGAGGCACAGGTTGTACATGGCCGGCACCAGCACGGTGTGGGTCATGCGTTCACGGGCCGCCAGCTCCAGGAAGCGGGCGGCCTTGAACTCGCGCTGGATGATCAGCGCCCCCGCGGCGCGCAGCGACACACCGATCAACGCCACCAGGCCGGTGACATGACTCATGGGAACGGTGATCAGGGACCGATCCCCCGGTCCGAGCTCCATCCCCCACTGGAAGTGCATCAGCGAGTGGACGATGCCGAGGTGCGTGAGCATGGCGCCCTTCGGCCTGCCGGTCGTGCCGGACGTATAGAGAATGGCCGCGGTATCGTCTTCGGCGACGGTGGCCACCTCGGTCCGCTGGCCGTGCTCGAACAGGGCGTCATATCCCGCCTCCCCTGGCCCGGCTTCCACACACAGTCTGTGCTGCAGCTCCGGGAGGTCCGCCGGCGACGGCAACCGGTCCCGCAGCGCCGGCTCGTACACCACCAGCCGGGCACCGGAGTCGGAGAGCATGTGCTGGTACCCGGGCTTCTGGTCCCGGGTGTTCAGCGGCACGATCACGGCGCCCAGCCGCCAGGTGGCCAGCATGAGTTCCACGAACGGCGTGCCATTGTCGAGGATGAGCGCCACCCGGTCGCCCGCCTCAACGCCGTGGGCGGCGAGGCCGGCGGCCACCTGCGCGACCCGGGCGTCGAGTTCCCGGTAGGTGAGTCGCAGCTCGTCATGGATCAGCGCTTCACTGTCGGCGGCACGCGCCAGCGCCTCCGGCAACAGGCAGTTCAGGTCCGTCGGGCGGTCCGCAAAACAGCGTACCACCCGGTCACCATAGTGGGTCTCCCGCCGCATCGCGGGAAAGGCATCGCGTGCCCACATGTCTTTTCTCCTCCGTCCGGAACCTACCGTCATTCGTAAAGCACCAGTGAATAGAGAACGCCGGCAGGGCCGTCAACCATCCACCGCCGCATCCCCAGGCATACTTCACGGGCCACCATAGCGCCTGAAGCTTCGTTCCCAGCAGTCACAGGAGATATACCGGTCGGTATATGCTGCGACGCACCACCCTTGTTATAATGCGCTGCAACACGAACAGTTGAAGCGAGGGTGCCATGAAAAACGACACGACCGAACAACGCTTCGAAGTCTCCCATGATCTGCTGGCCGATCTGGAGCGCCGTGCGCGCCATGAGCGTGACCAGTACATGGCCGAATGCCTGGGCGCCGGCTACCAGCGCATGCGCCGTGGCATCACCTCACTGGTTAACAGCCTGTCGGCGCGCAGCGGCCGCACGCCGCGCCAGGCCTGAGCACCAAGTCGGCACATCACGACCGCCCCGCTTCCCGCACGGACTCCTCGCCCACGGCGAGCTCCCGCGGGAAGCTCCGGATCCAGTAGCTCATGGCCGTGCCCATGAGCAGCCCCACGGTGGAAAACAGGAACGCCGACCGGAAATCGTCGGTGGTATCGATCAGCCAGCCCGCGATGGCCGGCCCCACGAACTGGCCGAAGGCGAAGAACACCGTGGCATAGCTGAAGGCGATGGGGATGTATCGCGGTGCCACCTGGTCTGTGCTGCTGGCCTGGACCAGGGCAAAGGTTCCGTTCACCGCCAAACCCATCATCAGGAAGTGCAGGAAGAACATGAGCAGTGTCTGCTCCAGCAGGGGCAGGACGGTGGCCACCGTGACCAGCACCATGGCGGTGGTCAGCGCATTGCCACGCCCCCAGCGGTCCGACAGCATGCCCCAGGCCGGCCCGGCGGCAATGGAGAGCAGGCCCATCATGGCCACCAGTTGGCCTGCTGTGCGTTCCGAGTAGCCCGTCTCCACCACGAAACTGACCATGAAGATCACCTGGATAATGTAGGTCAGGCCGATCAAGCCGTAGGTGGTCGCCACGATCAGCATGCGGGGATGGCGGTAGATCAGCCACTTGTCCGCCGACGGCGGCGTTTCGCCCGCCGCGGTCCTGCTCCCGGGCGGATCGCGCACGACGCCGAGAACCAGCGCGGACACGGCCAGCCCCGTGACGGCGAAGATGCCCCAGCTCAACCGCCAGCCAGTGTCGCCCAGCTGGGTGTACAGCCAGGGCACCAGAAAGCCGATCAGCAGGCTGCCGGCGCCGATGCCGGCGGACATGCAGCCGATGACAAGGCCCCGTCGCTCCGGAAACCAGGCCGCCAGCAGCGAGACCATGGGCGCGAAACTGAATGCCGTGCCGAAGCCCAGTAGCGCCTTGAGAAACAGCAGCATGGGATAGCTGGACGCCAGGCTGAGCCCGGCGAAGCCCACCGTCACCGTGAGCAGACCGAACACCACGGTGCGCCGCGCGCCCCAGCGCGCCGCAGCAGCGCCACCCGCGAGCACGAACAGCAGGTAACCCAGCGCGGTCACGGTGCCAAGTGTTCCCGCCTGCTGATAGCTGAGCCCCAAATCGGCCCGCATGGGGGGCAACAACACACCGAACGCCAGCCGTGCGAACACGATCACCACCAGGGCGGTGAAGGTGCCGCAGAGGACGGTCAGCACCATGTTCGGGCGTTGACCGGGATCAGTCATGGTCACCTCGGCCGGGCCGCTGACCGACAGGCTGCTGGACAATCACCAAAGCTCCGGGCGCTGACGCGCAGGCGATCGGAACCATCCGGGTACCTCCTGTGAAGTGCCTGGTCTACCCCTAACCATCCGGGACGGCGTTCAGATCAGTTGCACGGCCTCTTCCGCCAACGGTCGCGCCATGGCGCCGTACTCGAACGCCTTGTCGCTGGAGGCATTGCCGTCCAGCGCCCGCTTCTGAATGCCCTGCAGGATAGCCGCCAGCCGGAAGTAGTTGAACACGATGTAGAAGTTCCAGTTCGGGATGGCGTCGATGCCGGTCAGGCGACAGTACTCGGCCACGTACTCTTCCTCGGTGGGAATGCCCAGCGCCTTGCGATCCAGGTCACCCAGGCCCGGGATGGCCGCGTCCTGGGACAGCCGCAACTGCATGCACTGGTAGGACAGATCCCCCCAGGGGTGGCCCAGGGTGGAGAGTTCCCAGTCCAGCACCGCCAGCACCTCCGGGGTGTCCGGGTGGATGATCAGATTGTCGATGCGGTAGTCCCCGTGGATCAGAGACATGCGGCCGTCGTCTTCGGGCATGTTGGCTTCCAGCCACTGGATGAGCCGGTCCATGGCCGGGTTCTTCTCCGTCTCCGAGGCGTAGTACTGCTTGCTCCAGCGATTGAGCTGGCGGGCGAAGTAGTTGCCCGGCTTGCCGAAATCGCCCAACCCCACCTGGTGGACGTCAACGCTGTGGATCGCGGCGAGCACCGCCACCATGTTGCCGTAGATGGCCGTGCGCTCGCCGGGGCTGGAATCGGGCAGCGCCGCGTTCCAGTGGATGCGTCCTTCCACGTAATCCATGACGTAGAACACCGAGCCGATTACCGACTCGTCCTCGCACAGCAGGAACATCCGCGGCACGGGCACCGGGGTCTCCTGCAGCGCCCGCATCACCCGGTATTCCCGGTCCACGGCATGGGCCGACTTCAGCAGTTCCCCCGGCGGCTTGCGACGCAGCACGTAGCGCCGGCGGTCGGTGGTGAGCAGGAAAGTGGGGTTGGACTGCCCACCGGAAAACTTGCGGCACTCCCGGATGGTGCCGAAGTCCTCGATCTGGCCGGCCAGATACGCCTCCAGCCGGGGAAGGTCGAGCTGATCCACAGGTTGGTTCATGATTTTCCCCTCAGGCGTTGTACTGGCCGATGACCTGTTTCCCCAGTGCCATCATGTGCACCTGGTCCGGGCCGTCCGCCATGCGGCACCAGCGTGCATAGTTGAACGCCTCGGCCATGAAATAGTCCGCGGTGAAGCCGCCGGCGCCATGCATCTGGATGGCCATGTCCAGCACTTCGGAGGTGAGCTGCGGCACCATGATCTTGGCCATGGCGATGAGATCCCGGGCCTCCTTGGTGCCGTCGGTGTCCATCTTGGCCGCCGCTCGCAGGGTCAGCAGACGGGACATTTCCACCTTCGAGGCCATCACAGCGATGGACTCGCGCACGGAACCCTGCTGACTGAGGCGACGGCCGAAGACTTCACGGTCCTCCACCCGCCGGCAGGCGAATTCCAGTGCCCGCTGCGCTGCGCCGATAAGGCGCATGCAGTGGTGGATGCGCCCCGGGCCCAGACGGCCCTGGGCTACCTCGAAGCCGCGCCCTTCGCCCAACAGCAGGTTCTCCTTCGGCACGCGCACGTTGTCGAACACCACCTCCGCATGCCCGCCCGGCTCTTCGTAGTAACCGAAGGTGCTCAGCGGCCGCACCACTTCCAGGCCCTTGGCATCCCGGGGCACCAGAATCTGTGTCTGCTGCAGGTGCCGGTTGGGGTTGTCCGGGTCCGACTTGCCCATGACGATGAAGATGGCGCAGCGCTCGTGCATGGCGTTGGTGATGAACCACTTGCGCCCGTTGATCACGTAGTCGTCGCCATCCCGGGTGATGGACGTCTCGACATTGGTGGCATCACTGGAGGCCACCGCCGGCTCCGTCATGGCGAAGGCAGAGCGAATCTCCCCGTCCAGCAAAGGCTGCAGCCACTGCTGCTGTTGCGCGGGAGTGCCGTATTTCACGAACACTTCCATGTTGCCCGTATCCGGCGCATTACAGTTGAAGACCTCGGCGGCCCAGAATACCCGGCCCATGATCTCGGCCAGGGGCGCGTATTCCAGATTGCTCAGACCCGGGCCAAAACGCTCGTCCGGCATGAACAGGTTCCACAGGCCCTCGGCCCGCGCCCTGGCCTTGAGATCCTCCAGGACCGGCGGCGACTTCCAACGCTCCTTCTGGACCTGCGCGCTGAACTCGTGCTCCGCGGGATAGACGTGTTCCTCCATGAACGCGGTCAGGCGTTGCTGAAGCTCACGCACATGGGATGGATGCTGGAAATCCATGGAAGTCTCCTCCGGACGTCTCGTTGTTGTATTCGGTTTGCCAATGGTGTGCGACCAGGAACCGCGAGCCCGACAAATCTGTTGACACGCTCTCCCCAGCCGGTAGCTTGGTAACAGCGTTCTACCAGACACCATAAGACAAAACGAGCGCAAGAACAGCTTGTCCCTGCCGGGGCCGACCATCGTCGGAGGAGAATATGTTCCTGCTGTCCTGGGTGGACCGCATCAATTCCACTCTCGGGAAGATCGTGAGCTTCCTGATCTGGATCGGGATGGCCATCATCGTCTACGAGGTGATCGCACGGTACGTGTTCAACGCACCGTCGGTGTGGGCGCCGGGCTACACCCAGCGCATCTTTGCTGCGTACTTCGTGCTGATCGGGGCGTTCACGCTGATTCAGGGCGGACACGTGCGGGTGGACCTGCTCCTGAACACCCGCTCGCCGCGATGGAATGCCCTGGCGGATTTCCTCAATTACTCCGTGCTGGTGATCTGGGGGCTCGCGCTCTGCTACGAGGGCTGGCCCTACTTCTACGAGACCTGGGAATGGGGCGACACCGACGACAGCGCCCTGGGCCACCCCATGTGGCCGGTGATGCTGTCCCTGTTCATCGGTGCCGTGATGATCACCGTGCAGGGCTGCGTGGAGATCCTTCGCTCACTGATCCTCCTGGTCCGTCCTGATCTGGACGTCAAACGAAGGGGCGTTGTTGTATGAGCCCGGAACTTCTCACGGTGGGCATGTTCGGGTCGCTGCTGATCCTGATCATGCTGGGCGTATCGCTGTCCTTTGCTTTGGGAGGGGTCGCAGTCGTCTTCACCCTGCTTCTCAGCGGCACAGCGGGGCTGTTCCCGATGATCTCCGCTGTCTTCGGCACCATGTGGTCGGTGCTGCTGGCCGCCATCCCACTGTTCGTTTTCATGGGCGTGGCCCTGGGCCGCTCCCAGATTTCGGCGGACCTATATCGCGCATTCTACCTCTGGTCCGGCCGCGTCAATGGCGGCCTGTTGCTGGGAACCACCGGTTTCGCCTCGGTGCTCTCCGCCATGACCGGAAGTTGCGCCGCCTCCACCCTGACCACCGGTATGGTGGGCATGCCGGCCATGGAGCGCCATGGCTACGACCGCTCCTTCGTGCTCGGCACCATTGGCGCAGCAGGCACTCTGGGCATTCTGATCCCGCCGTCCATCACGCTGATCGTTATCGGCCTGGTCACCGGGTTGTCGGTGGGACGGCTGTTCATGGGCGGCCTGATCGCCGGGCTGATCGTGATCACCGTGTTCCTCGTGTTCGTCACCATCAAGGCGCGCATGCGGCCGGAGCTGGCCCCGGCCACGAATGAGGCCGTCCCCATGCGGGACAAGATTAGATCGCTGCGGTCGGTGATTGCCCCGTTGCTGATCATCGTGGTGGTGCTGTCGTCGATTTTCATGGGCCTCGCCACACCCACGGAAGCCGCCGGCGTCGGTGCTGCCGCCGTGGTGGTCGCCGTCGCCCTGCGCGGCGAACTGACCTTGAAGTTCATCCGCGAGGTGAGCTACTCCACCGCCTCCACCACGGGCATGGTGATCTGGATCGTGTTCGGGGCAGCGTCCTTCGTGACCGTCTACTCCGGGGCGGGAGGCATCCAGTTCCTGCAGCGCGTTCTCCTCGGCATCGAAGTGGAACCGTGGATGCTGATCGTGATCATGCAGCTCATCGGGCTGGTCCTGGGCATGTTCCTGGACCCCATCGGCATCATCCTGCTGGTGTTGCCGATCTTCTTCCCGGTGGTGCAGATGCTGGGCTTTGATCCACTCTGGTTTGCGGTGATCTTCCAGCTCAACCTGTGCATCGGCTACATCACACCCCCGTTCGGCTACAACATCTTCTACCTGAAGAGTCTGAGTCCGAACACGCCCATTCTCGATCTGTACAAGGCGGTGTTCCCGTACGTGCTGCTGATGCTGGCGTGTGGCGTGGTTTTCCTGCTTTTCCCCAGCATCCTGGTGGATGGCATCGAGCTGCTGTATCGCGGCTGATGAAGACCACCGGGCCGCTGGGGCACAGCCCGTGAGGTATCGCCCATGACCGTGGGACCGGAACGACTGGAACGACTGGTGGACTTCCGCCGGGAACTGCACCGTCACCCGGAACTCGGCTTCCAGGAACAGGAGACGGCCCGGCGCGTCCAGGAGCAACTGGACGCCCTGGGCGTTGCCTATGAAGCAGGCATTGGCGGCACCGGCATCGTTGCCTGGCTGCAGGGGCGCGGAGGCCCTGCAGCCGCGGCGGTGGGCCTGCGCGCCGACATGGATGCGCTGCCACTGGAGGAGCACAGCGGCGTGCCCTACGCCTCCGTGAATCCCGGTCGCATGCACGCCTGCGGCCATGACGGTCACACCACCATGCTGCTGGGGGCCATCGAGGAACTCCAGGCCCGTGACGACTTTGCCGGCACGGTGTACTTCGTGTTCCAGCCGGCGGAGGAAGGTGTCGGTGGCGGCAAGGCCATGGTTGGCGAGGGCCTGTTCCAGCGCTTCCCCATGGACGAGATCTATGCGCTGCACAACTGGCCGGGGCTACCGGTGGGCCGCTTCGGTCTCATACCCGGGCCCATCATGGCCAGTGGCGATCGGGTGGACATCACCATTCGCGGGCGCGGCGGGCACGGCGGCATGAACCCTCACGGCTGCATCGACCCGGTGCGCATCGCCGCCGACCTGATCCAGCGCGCCCACACCATCGTGTCCCGCGAAGTGGACCCGCTGCAGCCGGCGGTGTTGAGCATCTGCGCCGTGCAGAGCGGCGACCTGGCCGGCTTCAATGTGATTCCGGACACCGCGGTGCTGTCCGGCACCCTGCGTGCGCTGGACCCGGCCGTCGGCGAACGGCTGCGGCAGTCCCTGCGCGGACTGTGCGAGAGCCTGGCGCAATACCACGGCGCGACCATCGATGTGCGTATTGACGACACCTTCCTGGTCACCATGAACGACCCCGATGCCACGGAACTGGGCCGCGACGTCATCCGGCGCCGTTACGGTGAGGACACCCTGCAGGCGGGCCACCAGCCGAGCATGGGCAGCGAGGATTTCTCCTTCATGCTCAACGAGTGCCGTGGTGCCTACGTGCACGTCGGCTCCCGGGATGATGAGCATCGTCAGCCCCTGCACAGCCAGGAGTACGACTTCAACGACCGGATCATCCCCACCGGCATCGAACTGCTGTCCGGCCTGGCGATGGAATCACTGGCGCGGCGGCGATCATGACCATGGCGGCATCCACCGAATACGAATACAACCCGCACGTCCACGTGCCGGACGTGGCCCGGTACGTGGAAGACGCAGCGGAAGCCAGCCGCATGGTTCGGAAGCGGGTAACGGGGGTCTATGATGTCGCCTATGGTGAGCGACCGTTAATGACCTGCGACATCTTTCCCGCCGGCCCTGACGCCCCCGTGCATGCGTTCTTCCACGGCGGCTACTGGCGGGGGCGGGACAAGGCGGATTACAGCTTCATGGCGCCGGTGTTCCAGGACGCCGGGGTCACCCTGGTGCTTCCCAACTACAGTCTCTGCCCAGAGGTCGATCTGGAAACCATCGTCGCGGACACCGCGTCCTTCTTTCACTGGCTGGCGAAGAACATCCGGGGGCACGGCGGGAACCCGGATCGCATCACTGCCTCCGGGCATTCCGCCGGGGCCCATCTGGTGGCCATGGCCCATGCGGCGGACCGGGCGGATGCCCCACCACCGGGACTGGTACGCAAGGCCGTTCTGATCAGCGGCCTGTACGATCTGCGTCCGGTGGTGGACACCACCGTCAACGCCGACATCGGGCTGACGGACACCACGGCGCGCCGGTTAAGTCCCATCCGCCACCTGCCCCACCGATCCCTGGAATTGTCCCTGTATGTCGGAGGCGGAGAAACGCAGTCGTGGATTGCCCAGTCCCGGGGTTTCCTGGCAGTGCTTCAGCGCGCCGGTTACGCCGCGTCGCTGGACGTGCTGGGCAACCACAATCACTACTCCATCGCGGCCGAGCTTGGAAACGGGCAAAGCCCGCTGGCGCGTGCCTGCGTGGATGCGGCGCGGTCCGTATGATGCCGTCGCAACGAACGAAGCCGGCCCACGGGCCGGCTTCGTGACGGGCTCCTTCCGGCCGTCTAGATCTTGCCGGTCATCTCCATGAACTCGTGGAGGATGGCACCCACCTTGCCGGAGTACTCGGGATCGTTTTCCGAGACCTCGTCCACCACCTCCATGGTGTACTGGCGCATGGCTTCCATGACCTCGTCCTCCATCTGGATGATTTCGCCATCGTAGTCGTTGACGAATTCTTCCATGTGCTGGTAATCGCGCCTCCGGATCAGTGAACTACAGTCGATGCTGGTGGCACGCAGGGCAGCGTCCAGAACCACCTTGTGGTCCTCGCCCAGTGCGTTCCAATTGTCCATGTTGATGATGACCTCGCCGTTGGTATGTGCCACCAGATTCGGCTGCAGAATGTAGTCGTTGACCTCCTGCAGATTCATGCCCCAACCCGTGGCAACACCGCCCCAGTGCACGCCGTCGGCGACACCGGTCTGAAGGGCCTGATACAGCTCGCCGCCGTCAATGGCAACGGGCGCCGCGCCCATTTTCTCGAACACCCGCGCCGCGGTCCCGGTGGAACGGATGTTGAACCCCTCGAAATCACTCAGGGTCCGTATTGGCTCGTTGGACCAGACTGCAATACCCGCCGAGGAGTACGGACCCAGCTGGTATACGCCGCGTTCCGCGTACGCTTCGCGGATAATATCCAGCGCACCCATGTGGTAGAAGAACATGTGCATTTCTTCGTGGCTATCCCACGTGGCCAGGTTGCCGTTCAGGTGCCCCGCCACAGGGATCTGGCCGATCCAGTAGGACGGCCAGGTGAACGCGCTGTCCAGCGTGCCGCGGGCGACGGCCCGCAGGGTATCCCCGGTGGAGACCACCGATCCCGGGGGATGGATCTCGATTTCCAGTTCGCCGTCGGTCCCTTCAGTGACCCGCTTGGCGAATTCCCTGAAAATCTCGTCGTAGTACCAGACCCCCTCCGGCCAGTGGGTCTGCATCCGCCACTTGATGGGTTCATTGCGGGATGCGATGACCGCAGGCGCACCCACGGCCGCAGCGGCACCCGCGGAGGCAGTTGCCCCGACCTTCAGGAAGTTCCGGCGTGACATGGATCGATCATCGTTCATGGTTCTCTCCTCCAGGCGACGACGCCTTGTAGTGATCATTGTCCGCCGGGGGGTGCTGGTATCTGATTCCCCCGGAGAACAGTGTTATTACGCTACTGTACGGACGACGTTTGTCAACTTGATTCGGTGCTGCGGCGAAACAAAATCGGAAAGGAGTACCGATGATCACTTCATGGCGGCCGACTATTTCATCTCGAATCCGCGCTGGCGCAGGAAATCGCGCATGTGGGGGCGCGTCTTGTCGGTAAACAGCACGCTGATCTGATCACTCCACGTCGCGGTCTTCTGATTGCTGCTGCGACGCTGGTAATAGGCATTCATGGTCTTGTCGAAGGCGTCCACGGCGGCTGCTTCACCGTCATCGTGGTAACGGTCCTCCTTGAGAATGGCGTCCGGGGGCAGCCGCGGCTTGATCTCCGGCGCCTGATCCGGATAGCCGAGGCACAGCCCGAACACCGGGTAGACGTCATCGGGCAGCTCCAGCAGCGCACTGATCTGCTCGGGGTTGTTGCGAATGCCGCCGATGTAGCA
The DNA window shown above is from Aquisalimonas sp. 2447 and carries:
- a CDS encoding class I adenylate-forming enzyme family protein, whose protein sequence is MWARDAFPAMRRETHYGDRVVRCFADRPTDLNCLLPEALARAADSEALIHDELRLTYRELDARVAQVAAGLAAHGVEAGDRVALILDNGTPFVELMLATWRLGAVIVPLNTRDQKPGYQHMLSDSGARLVVYEPALRDRLPSPADLPELQHRLCVEAGPGEAGYDALFEHGQRTEVATVAEDDTAAILYTSGTTGRPKGAMLTHLGIVHSLMHFQWGMELGPGDRSLITVPMSHVTGLVALIGVSLRAAGALIIQREFKAARFLELAARERMTHTVLVPAMYNLCLLDPDFDGHDLSAWRIGGYGGAPMPEVTIRALAEKLPGLQLMNAYGATETSSPASMMPPAYTSGRGDSVGAELPCAEVVIMDDAGCEVPQGESGEVWIRGPMVVPGYWNNEAATAREFIAGFWRSGDIGSKDGDGFLYVFDRKKDMINRGGYKVYTTEVENVLLEHPDVVEAAVVGRPCPVLGERVHAFVVTATAGLSAEALKQHCAAALSDYKVPEACTFSSEPLPRNPNGKVLKRSLRDELA
- a CDS encoding alpha/beta hydrolase — its product is MTMAASTEYEYNPHVHVPDVARYVEDAAEASRMVRKRVTGVYDVAYGERPLMTCDIFPAGPDAPVHAFFHGGYWRGRDKADYSFMAPVFQDAGVTLVLPNYSLCPEVDLETIVADTASFFHWLAKNIRGHGGNPDRITASGHSAGAHLVAMAHAADRADAPPPGLVRKAVLISGLYDLRPVVDTTVNADIGLTDTTARRLSPIRHLPHRSLELSLYVGGGETQSWIAQSRGFLAVLQRAGYAASLDVLGNHNHYSIAAELGNGQSPLARACVDAARSV
- a CDS encoding TRAP transporter large permease subunit, coding for MSPELLTVGMFGSLLILIMLGVSLSFALGGVAVVFTLLLSGTAGLFPMISAVFGTMWSVLLAAIPLFVFMGVALGRSQISADLYRAFYLWSGRVNGGLLLGTTGFASVLSAMTGSCAASTLTTGMVGMPAMERHGYDRSFVLGTIGAAGTLGILIPPSITLIVIGLVTGLSVGRLFMGGLIAGLIVITVFLVFVTIKARMRPELAPATNEAVPMRDKIRSLRSVIAPLLIIVVVLSSIFMGLATPTEAAGVGAAAVVVAVALRGELTLKFIREVSYSTASTTGMVIWIVFGAASFVTVYSGAGGIQFLQRVLLGIEVEPWMLIVIMQLIGLVLGMFLDPIGIILLVLPIFFPVVQMLGFDPLWFAVIFQLNLCIGYITPPFGYNIFYLKSLSPNTPILDLYKAVFPYVLLMLACGVVFLLFPSILVDGIELLYRG
- a CDS encoding MFS transporter, with the protein product MTDPGQRPNMVLTVLCGTFTALVVIVFARLAFGVLLPPMRADLGLSYQQAGTLGTVTALGYLLFVLAGGAAAARWGARRTVVFGLLTVTVGFAGLSLASSYPMLLFLKALLGFGTAFSFAPMVSLLAAWFPERRGLVIGCMSAGIGAGSLLIGFLVPWLYTQLGDTGWRLSWGIFAVTGLAVSALVLGVVRDPPGSRTAAGETPPSADKWLIYRHPRMLIVATTYGLIGLTYIIQVIFMVSFVVETGYSERTAGQLVAMMGLLSIAAGPAWGMLSDRWGRGNALTTAMVLVTVATVLPLLEQTLLMFFLHFLMMGLAVNGTFALVQASSTDQVAPRYIPIAFSYATVFFAFGQFVGPAIAGWLIDTTDDFRSAFLFSTVGLLMGTAMSYWIRSFPRELAVGEESVREAGRS
- a CDS encoding TRAP transporter small permease subunit; its protein translation is MFLLSWVDRINSTLGKIVSFLIWIGMAIIVYEVIARYVFNAPSVWAPGYTQRIFAAYFVLIGAFTLIQGGHVRVDLLLNTRSPRWNALADFLNYSVLVIWGLALCYEGWPYFYETWEWGDTDDSALGHPMWPVMLSLFIGAVMITVQGCVEILRSLILLVRPDLDVKRRGVVV
- a CDS encoding M20 aminoacylase family protein, whose product is MTVGPERLERLVDFRRELHRHPELGFQEQETARRVQEQLDALGVAYEAGIGGTGIVAWLQGRGGPAAAAVGLRADMDALPLEEHSGVPYASVNPGRMHACGHDGHTTMLLGAIEELQARDDFAGTVYFVFQPAEEGVGGGKAMVGEGLFQRFPMDEIYALHNWPGLPVGRFGLIPGPIMASGDRVDITIRGRGGHGGMNPHGCIDPVRIAADLIQRAHTIVSREVDPLQPAVLSICAVQSGDLAGFNVIPDTAVLSGTLRALDPAVGERLRQSLRGLCESLAQYHGATIDVRIDDTFLVTMNDPDATELGRDVIRRRYGEDTLQAGHQPSMGSEDFSFMLNECRGAYVHVGSRDDEHRQPLHSQEYDFNDRIIPTGIELLSGLAMESLARRRS
- a CDS encoding phosphotransferase, which gives rise to MNQPVDQLDLPRLEAYLAGQIEDFGTIRECRKFSGGQSNPTFLLTTDRRRYVLRRKPPGELLKSAHAVDREYRVMRALQETPVPVPRMFLLCEDESVIGSVFYVMDYVEGRIHWNAALPDSSPGERTAIYGNMVAVLAAIHSVDVHQVGLGDFGKPGNYFARQLNRWSKQYYASETEKNPAMDRLIQWLEANMPEDDGRMSLIHGDYRIDNLIIHPDTPEVLAVLDWELSTLGHPWGDLSYQCMQLRLSQDAAIPGLGDLDRKALGIPTEEEYVAEYCRLTGIDAIPNWNFYIVFNYFRLAAILQGIQKRALDGNASSDKAFEYGAMARPLAEEAVQLI
- a CDS encoding acyl-CoA dehydrogenase family protein, translating into MDFQHPSHVRELQQRLTAFMEEHVYPAEHEFSAQVQKERWKSPPVLEDLKARARAEGLWNLFMPDERFGPGLSNLEYAPLAEIMGRVFWAAEVFNCNAPDTGNMEVFVKYGTPAQQQQWLQPLLDGEIRSAFAMTEPAVASSDATNVETSITRDGDDYVINGRKWFITNAMHERCAIFIVMGKSDPDNPNRHLQQTQILVPRDAKGLEVVRPLSTFGYYEEPGGHAEVVFDNVRVPKENLLLGEGRGFEVAQGRLGPGRIHHCMRLIGAAQRALEFACRRVEDREVFGRRLSQQGSVRESIAVMASKVEMSRLLTLRAAAKMDTDGTKEARDLIAMAKIMVPQLTSEVLDMAIQMHGAGGFTADYFMAEAFNYARWCRMADGPDQVHMMALGKQVIGQYNA